Genomic segment of Capra hircus breed San Clemente chromosome 13, ASM170441v1, whole genome shotgun sequence:
gtggctcagtggtaaagaatctgcctgccaatgcaagagatgctggttcaaaccctgggtggggaggatgccctggagaaggaaatggcaacccattccggtattcttgcctggaaaatcccattgatagaggagcctggcgggctacagtccacagggtcgcaaagagtgggacacaacttagtgactaaacaacatcaacaacctATCGGAGGGAGAACAAAACTGGGGATGACTTATACATGTGTCAGATCAACCGGGTAATCAGAAACATAGAATCCACCTTAGGTAACGCACTGTCCAGTTAATGAGCATCTCCTGAGCGCCTGCTGTATGCATACCTGCAAGATACTGAGGGaaacagagggaaaagagaaTTTCCAGCCGACCTGAAAACTGGAAATCGACTTGAGAAAGAAGATGTATAAAGCAGTTTCATAACCTGAGCCCTAGGATTACTTCACCTAATTTCTCCTTCAtacatttacttattcattcatttctttggtCATTAATGATGCAACAAATACTTGAGGGGACCTTTAATGTAGACCAGACAGAAGTGAACatcagagaggggaaggggaaggtcaCTGGGATACGTTCTTGTTTTCCTTGCCCTTCCAGAAACCCCTAAGGAGATCAGAGTTTTCATTTTGTGGAGGGACAAACCTGAAAAGTGATTGACTTGACTTCATAGCGGTGGAAGCAAGTCAGAGCCAAGACCTGGTCTTTCGTTTCACGTTAATAATGTTTTTGGGACATTCTGCTGTTTGTTTGCTACGACTCGGtgcttttaaaagttattttcctaCTGATACGTTTGGCCAAATAGAAAATCAGCAAAGAGAACCAGCAGAGCCCTTCCATCTTCCCCTAAATAGCCTGCTTTTGTCACTTTGCTGTGATACCTTCATGAACTGAGATCTTAAACAGTCAGCAAAAGGCCACAGGGGAGCCAAGCTTCTTCGGAGGACAAAGGCGAGGTTTCTTGGAAGCTTCTACCATATGGATGCCCCCAGATCACTGAAAAAGACACAGACAGGACCTTGTCCTGACATAGTAAAAGAGAAGTTGAAGTGTATTGACTTCTTTAAGAATttgtctaagaaaataaaatcgtcCCGATAAGTCTGAGCACCATGAACTTGTGCAAGATTTCAGTTTGCAAGTGTTACCAGCAGGCAGACTGGAGCAGAATGAGGCCGATACTTCCTCATTTTGTTCCTGCATGAGAAgaggtgagggcttccctggtggttcagacggtaaagaatccgcctgcaatgtgggagtcctgggtttgatccctgggttgggaagatcccctggaggagggcatggcaacccactccagtattcttacctggagaatccccatggacagagaagcctggtgggctacagtccatagggtcgtaaagagttagacaactgagcaactaagcactcacAAGAAGAGGGGATggtggaaaggaaggaagatCCGTGGACTGGCTCTGCATCTGAATGTTAACAGTAGATTCGTCACTGAACACAAGTGCCGCATGAGGGTTAATTACTTACACATCAAGAATGGAGCAAATTGAGGAGGAGAAGAAACACTTGGTCAGGGTAGGATATTTTTAATGTTAGCGATCTACTAGATTGCCTAAGTTATCACTCACCAGGTCATGTGAAATCTCAGGCCTTCTTAGACGAAAGGCGGGAGACAGACTGTGCTGCCCATTACAGCCAATGGACTTTTCACACCCTCAGTTGACCAGGCAACACATGACACGCAAAGCTGAAACAGCCTTTTCTGTCTTTGCAGTCAGACCTCACCTTTTGTGAGAAGCTCTTATGCAGCCTCCTGGCTACCATAGTCCCCACCATCCCTACCCTACCTATAGGCACAAACCCACTAAACCCACCAGCAATTTAGGGTGGGGGTATATATGTGcattcctctggaggagggccatTAGCATTTACCAGAATCTCAAAAGGTGACCCCCTTGAAGTCAAGAATATGCTATCATATCCCCAAATATACAATTGGTCATTTTAGAATAAAGCTGACAAGTGCCAAATGTTCATGAACACAAAAGGTGAGTTCCTTAGGCAAAACCTGGGAACCCAAGAAGGTCATTTTCCTTGGAGTGGCTGCTGGGAAGTCAACCCAGAGTCCCTGCTCCTGTCCCTCCAGCCAGGATTGAAGGGCAAACATTTTGACACTGAAGTTACCATAGCAACACAATCGGTTAAGCATGTCAGGGGAAAAATGGAGATATTAGCCAAGTTATTTCATAAGCTGCAAAAATGAGTTAAAGTTCGGGAGATTTGAGGGCAGGGGTCTCATGTGAGCCAGTTTCCGGCTCCCCTCTCTGTGCACTTTGGAATTTTACTTTGATGACAGCAGGATGTTCCCCCCATCTTAGCAGAAGTGAGAAAGAATCACAGTGGCAACTGGAGAAGTAATCAGGAAGGAAGTTGCCTCCCAGCTTTTAACATGAGAGCTCCACGCCGCCACCGTTGGAACAGAGCTACTTGTTTCCCACAGTCACTCCAACTGTCTTCTCTAGGGAGGTTGTGAGCAGAGTGGTCCAGGGGACAGCACCCTCACTGAAGTCATGCTCAGGGTCAGACTAGGGGCCTGGAGTCGGACAGAAACTGCTCAGACCCCACAGCCCCACTCTCTTGGGTCTGATGGCCTTAGGGAGTCACTTGCCTGGTGAGCCTTGGAGTCCTGGTTCCTTCCTCCTGGATCTCAAGGAGACCAAATCATACAGTCTGATTCAAAATAGAGATTTCATGCAACTTATTCTCCTTGGTCATAGAATCTGATACACTTATGCATTTGGAATGGGCTCTGAACAGTAAAGTCACATAAAATAACAAGCTTTGGCGTCCACCTCACTTTCAGATGGAAGTGAAGCAGGTGTGTTTGCTCCTCAGGTCATGATGCTGATCCAGAACCACCCCGTCCCCATCATCGCCATGGTGAATGGCCTGGCCACTGCAGCTGGGTGCCAGCTGGTTGCCAGCTGTGACATTGCCGTGGCAAGTGACAAGTCTTCCTTTGCCACACCGGGCGTGAACATAGGGCTCTTCTGCTCCACCCCCGCAGTGGCCTTGGGGAGAGCAGTGCCGAGAAAGGTAACAACTCCCTGtgccttccccccacccctcctccagccgCGATGTGAGTGCCTGTGAGGGTCAGTTCCAGAACTTTGTTGTTGAAAGTACAGTGTGAGTCAGGACATTCTGCCCAAAGCAGAGCTGGCTAATGTGCTAATGTCTTTTTACAGGTTATCCCTGTAGCTGTCAGTTTGTAAATCACTGTTTTTCACTCTTGCCTGCTCCTCAGTACAGCTGGTTAAGTTTCcagatttgctttgttttcataaAGGCAAACATCTTTTGCACTCATGTGAAATGCAGTTGAGACACAGTTTTATTGCACAGAAAGGCTGCCTATGAGCTGTCATAGCATGGTGACATACGCCAGTATAAGAGGCTAGGACACTGTGTCACTGGCTTCCTGTGTGCTGACAATCCGTCTTGCTCCAGAATGCTTTGAAAGGAGCTGATACATTGAGTGTGTCACTTTTGTAGTGGCTGCAGGAACGTCCTGCACATGGTGTGTTGAACGTGCCCAGAGCTGTTCTGCCATCGTTGACCTGAGTGAAGTCCACTTTCTTCACAAAGGTTTCCTCCTTCTTATAACATTGTAAGAGAGTGTTTACTGAATATCTCAAGTAAAAACTGGTGGTTTCCTCATTCTAGAAAAATACATCCTCATTCTCAATTGAAAATCTGGTTTTAAAGGAGGGTCAATtcatagggctttccaggtggcactagttttAAAGGATgtgcgtgccagtgcaggagaggtaagagatccttgggtcaggaaaaatcTCCTAGAGGAGCGcacggcaatgcactccagtattctttcctggagaatcccatggacagaggagcctggcaggctatagtccataggatcgcagagtcagacatgactgaattgacttagcatgcatgcatgcagattCATAGCAGGTGGGGAACCTAAACTGCTTTCtagaatatattttccattttagcaTCAACTAAGAAAATCAGCAGTTGCTCATAGCCTGAGGCACAAAAGAAATGAGACCCAAGGGAAATCAGGCCGAGGGACCAAGTTCAGGGGCACACGCTTGCCTTCCATGTGCCTCCTCATTAGCTTTTACAGAAATAGGTTTGTTAGAAAATTCTGATCACAGGTACCTACAAACACCCACACCATGAAAACCAGCTGGATGTGGGCTCCACGTAAGAGAAGGTGACCCTCAGAACACAACAGCTTGCTCCAGTATCCTCAGATTCAGGGGGTGTCTAGATCCCACCAGGATACACATTTACCTTAAGTGttatatattcaataaatacttaagtCCCTATTCAGCGCCAGGACCTTAAATTAAAACACATCACAAAGATATTGTCAGAGCTTATGAAcaattttataattgttataactGCCAATCAAATCTCATCTCCAGGCCTTTTGCACATTAAAGATGGCTGTCTGGCCAACCTGCCACTGCTCAGTTTCAACCCCTGACATTCTGGAAGGTTCTATGTTGAGGCCTTTGAAACCTTTAAATCAGCCCTTACTGTCCAGATAAGaatctgctgctgtttagttaTTCAGTCATAACAAACTCTTTTgccgaccccatgggctgtagcctgccaggctcctctgtccatgggacttctcaaggcaagaatactaaagtgggttgccctttccttctccaagccaaGACTGTATTCTTTCTCAAAACAAGGCTTAAAATCTCTTAAAATCAAGGCTTGCAATTGAGTCCTGGAAACTTACAGGTTGATCATATGTGTCAACCTTTAAATTCGTTTTTCagaagaaagaaggagggaaaaaTGCGACAAAAACAGGCCTTAAATTCCCAGGGAACCGAACCAAGTGGCTTAAACTTCACCTGGGGCGTGGCCCCTCTAAGAGGAAAACCAGGGAGTCATAGAGATCTAAACCTGACCCAGACACACCTGCTTGGTCGATACTTGCCTGCACCCCTCGGGGACATATTGTTACAGCGGCCACCGACTATACCGGTGACGGGGCGCATCCCCGTGCACATCCGCCGGGAAGCAAAACCTTCTCAAACCTAGCGGATGCCTCTGCACACCGGCGCAGCCCGGAAGCTCCGCCCCTTTCACGCTGGCTGCGGCAGCAGGCTTGTTTCGCCAGTGCCCTCTGCTGGTCATCGTAGGGAACTGCCCGGCTGTGAGGCGGCTGCCGCCTTTTGTCCACCGGACCAGCATCCGTGGCGAGGAGCTCTCGTGTGCCAACCAGACTGAACCAAACAGACTGAAACTGGGCGTAAATCATTTACCCCACGTGCAAAGTGCCCCCGCCCCCGGCGTGATTTCAACATGCATCTTCATTGCACCTTATAAACAACCTTCTTGGTGCGGGTGCTCCATCCCCCAGAGCTGGCCTCTCCCAGCCCCTCAAATAGTGGGTACCATGGGCTCCGACAGCACGCTGAGAGACCAGAGCCCCCGCTTCCCAGACCAGCCATGTCTCCGTGCGGGAACACGCGCTTCCCCGTGTTTATCCACAGGAGCGCTGTGTATCTGGGGAATCTGAGTTCTAATCGTCTGGTTAATCAGAACCTGCACGCTGGAGAGTGTTAAGTGACAGCCCAGCTACCCAGCCCGTGTGCAAATCTCCAGAGAGCTGGGGAATGGGGGTCTCCGTGGAGGCTGTGTCCCCTTCTGACCTGGCCTCTGAAGGACTGTCGCATCGCCTGTCTACTCTGTTTGCCTCGATCCGTCTATTCCTTAATTCACTCaccaagagacttccctggtggtccagtggttaagacttcaagctCCCCATACAGGGGGCCTGGActggattcctggtcagggaactaaacccGGTAtgccaactaagacctggcacagtcgggggaaaaaaaacactcaCCAGTAAATATCCTATAAGCTGTCTACTATGTACAAGGTACTCTTCTGGTGCAGTGAAAAAAGAAGTCTCTGACCTAGAGAGGTTCACATGCCAACAAAGGAGATAATCCaataaacaaatgtaaaatatatagtaaGTGTGAAAGTGCAAAGGAGGAAAATGCAGCCTGAAAGAGGAATGGTGCTGGGGTCTGATTTGCAATGACATGTGACCGGAAGATGAGGAGGGTCCCCCTCTCCTGGGCACTTGCAGATGCCATCCCCGCCAGAGTCTGGGGACGGAGGACCTTAGGGATGATGGGCGACATAGTGTCTGAGGAGGAGGTAACTGGGCCAAGGCTGTCAGGAGAGTGAACAGGAGCAGGTGGGGCCCAGGTTGCAGGACGACTTGGTAACAGCCCCGTCTCCCCGCAGGTGGCCTTAGAGATGCTCTTCACTGGGGAGCCCATCTCAGCCCAAGAGGCCCTGCTTCACGGGCTGCTGAGCAGGGTGGTGCCAGAGGAGCAGCTGGAGGAGGAGACCATGAGGATTGCGAGGAAGGTGGCCTCACAGAGCCGGCCGGTGCTGTCACTGGGCAAAGCCGCCTTCTACCGGCAGCTGGCCCAGGACCTCAGGACTGCCTACCACCTCACCTCCCAGACCATGGTGGACAACCTGGGCCTGCCAGATGGCCAGGAGGGGATCAAGGCCTTCCTCCAGAAGAGGAAGCCCATCTGGTCACACTGAGCAGCCTCATCAGAGGAACTGGGGGCCGTGAGCCCAGTGGGCAGTGCTCAGGACCTCACCACCCCATACCCAACCACCGCCGCTGCCTTGCGACTGTAGCTGTCAGTCTGCTTTTCCAGCATTAGTGATGGTCTCAGTGAACATGGTCTGTGTTAGGAGCCACGACTCCTTGGGGGAGGGGTGACCTGGAGAGTCGGGCACCAGTGTCAGCAGAAGGCCCGTGCGCACCTCAGCTGAGCTGGCTGTGTGAGAAAGCCCACCCGTGATGCTCCTCCTGGGACCTTAGGTGAGAGGACACCCCGCAGGGGAGAAGGTGCCGTAAAcggaggcaggaaggaaggattTCAGCCTGTCTCTT
This window contains:
- the ECHDC3 gene encoding enoyl-CoA hydratase domain-containing protein 3, mitochondrial isoform X1, translated to MAAAAGLRALGAKGSGWLQRGPWAPLTTGFCSRGPAGIGRPEPGPRPTIARQRDGIRNIILSDPKRRNALSLAMLKSLQSDILHEAESQDLKVIIISAEGPVFSSGHDLKELTDEQGPDYHAEVFQTCSEVMMLIQNHPVPIIAMVNGLATAAGCQLVASCDIAVASDKSSFATPGVNIGLFCSTPAVALGRAVPRKVALEMLFTGEPISAQEALLHGLLSRVVPEEQLEEETMRIARKVASQSRPVLSLGKAAFYRQLAQDLRTAYHLTSQTMVDNLGLPDGQEGIKAFLQKRKPIWSH